A section of the Sedimentisphaera cyanobacteriorum genome encodes:
- a CDS encoding NADH:ubiquinone reductase (Na(+)-transporting) subunit F codes for MDEFSVKVNNGEKIIRCGAGANLREVLASGGIELGVCGGRGVCGKCSVKTDAAGQLTDAEKKQQSKGRLEDGRRLACQVEVQSDISVELEEHLEGVNTFEAVCRQITPLTGDIRLFRFEMNEGTLDYRPGQYILLTAPAYECSETAVTRTFSLASDPSDKSQFELIIRQTPSGLCTKYLFEHLKVGEVIEFEGPEGDFGLTKSSSPAVMIAGGSGMSSIRNLLFEMRNTQDKRPATYFFGAETEDDIYMLDEMREFEKTIPNFKFVPVIHYPGKSWQGQTGLVTDALKQRCSDLSSCEAFLCGSPGMIYASIDVLKELGVIGQNIYYDSFG; via the coding sequence ATGGATGAATTCAGTGTAAAGGTAAACAATGGAGAGAAGATAATACGCTGCGGAGCAGGTGCAAATCTCCGCGAGGTGCTTGCCTCTGGGGGGATAGAGCTTGGCGTATGCGGCGGCAGGGGCGTATGCGGGAAGTGCAGCGTGAAAACGGACGCCGCAGGCCAGCTTACCGACGCAGAAAAGAAGCAGCAGTCCAAGGGCCGGCTGGAAGACGGCCGGCGGCTGGCGTGTCAGGTTGAGGTGCAGAGTGATATTTCCGTGGAGCTTGAGGAACATCTCGAGGGCGTAAACACGTTCGAAGCCGTCTGCCGGCAGATCACCCCGCTCACCGGAGACATAAGGCTTTTCCGCTTCGAGATGAATGAAGGCACTCTGGACTACCGCCCCGGGCAGTATATCCTGCTTACAGCCCCTGCGTATGAATGCTCGGAAACTGCCGTAACCAGAACCTTCTCCCTCGCCTCAGACCCGTCAGATAAATCTCAATTCGAGCTGATAATCCGCCAAACCCCCTCCGGCCTCTGCACAAAATACCTCTTTGAGCATCTGAAGGTGGGTGAAGTGATCGAATTTGAAGGGCCCGAGGGCGATTTCGGCCTTACCAAAAGCAGCAGCCCTGCTGTGATGATAGCGGGCGGTTCGGGGATGAGCTCAATACGCAACCTTCTCTTCGAGATGAGAAACACCCAAGATAAAAGGCCTGCAACATACTTTTTCGGCGCAGAAACTGAAGATGATATCTATATGCTTGATGAGATGAGGGAATTCGAAAAAACAATCCCGAATTTCAAATTTGTCCCTGTGATACATTACCCGGGCAAGAGCTGGCAGGGGCAGACAGGGCTTGTAACCGATGCCTTGAAACAAAGGTGCAGCGATCTGAGCTCTTGCGAGGCGTTTCTCTGCGGAAGCCCGGGGATGATATACGCCTCAATTGACGTTCTGAAAGAGCTGGGCGTTATCGGGCAGAACATTTATTACGATTCATTCGGCTGA
- the darG gene encoding type II toxin-antitoxin system antitoxin DNA ADP-ribosyl glycohydrolase DarG, which translates to MIKTTKGDILKADTQAIVNTVNCVGVMGRGIALQFRKTFPENFKSYKSACEKNKIKPGKMFTFSLNSFSNPKYIINFPTKRHWKGKSRLEDIESGLKSLALEVRQLKIGSVALPPLGCGLGGLSWAEVRPMIEKTFSSLPEVEVLLYEPAGAPQAKAMAKKRKCPEMTAGRAALIGLMDNYLKGFIDPFVSLLEIHKLMYFMQFSGENLRLRYAKGKYGPYAENLRHVLNEIEGYFIEGYADAGDNPDKQIELIPNAVKQAESFLKGHKNTLARFEKVVDLIQGFETPYGMELLSTVHWAAEKENAKNIEQVVEKTYAWNERKKMFKKEHIKLAYEVLKDKGWVEGCC; encoded by the coding sequence ATGATAAAAACAACAAAAGGCGACATTCTAAAAGCAGATACTCAGGCCATTGTGAATACGGTTAATTGCGTAGGCGTTATGGGAAGAGGTATTGCGCTGCAATTTCGTAAAACCTTTCCTGAAAATTTCAAGAGCTATAAATCTGCCTGCGAAAAAAATAAAATTAAACCGGGGAAAATGTTTACCTTCAGCCTAAACAGTTTTTCAAACCCAAAGTATATCATCAATTTTCCCACTAAAAGGCACTGGAAAGGCAAAAGCAGGCTTGAAGATATTGAGTCTGGCTTAAAAAGTCTGGCCTTAGAAGTTCGCCAGCTGAAGATTGGTTCTGTAGCTTTGCCTCCTTTAGGCTGCGGACTTGGGGGGCTTTCTTGGGCTGAGGTCAGACCTATGATAGAAAAAACTTTTTCCTCTTTACCGGAAGTTGAAGTTTTGCTATACGAGCCTGCCGGTGCTCCTCAAGCTAAAGCAATGGCCAAAAAAAGGAAATGCCCTGAGATGACAGCTGGCAGGGCTGCCCTTATTGGATTGATGGACAACTACTTAAAAGGGTTTATTGATCCTTTTGTAAGCCTGCTTGAGATTCATAAGCTAATGTATTTTATGCAGTTTTCCGGTGAAAATCTCCGTCTCAGATACGCCAAGGGGAAATATGGGCCTTATGCTGAAAATCTTCGACATGTTCTCAATGAAATAGAGGGGTACTTTATAGAAGGTTATGCCGATGCTGGAGATAACCCAGATAAGCAGATAGAGCTTATTCCAAATGCGGTAAAACAGGCTGAGAGCTTTCTCAAGGGGCACAAAAATACTCTTGCCCGTTTTGAGAAGGTTGTGGATTTAATCCAAGGATTTGAGACACCGTATGGAATGGAGCTTCTTTCAACTGTCCATTGGGCAGCAGAAAAAGAAAACGCCAAAAACATTGAGCAGGTGGTTGAGAAAACCTATGCTTGGAACGAGCGCAAGAAGATGTTCAAGAAAGAGCATATAAAATTGGCTTACGAAGTGCTTAAAGATAAAGGGTGGGTTGAGGGCTGCTGTTAA
- a CDS encoding 3-isopropylmalate dehydratase small subunit, translated as MAKAHVYKRDHINTDEIIPARYLNTDSREELAKHCLEDLDPEFMQKAGEGDVIVGGQDFGCGSSREHAVWAIQNADLGAVIAESFARIFYRNCINCGFYPIELKNASEHINDGDELSIYYENGKIFNKTQGSEIDFKPLPDFALEIVRDGGLLNHISKKV; from the coding sequence ATGGCGAAGGCCCACGTTTACAAACGCGACCACATAAACACAGATGAGATAATCCCCGCGAGATACTTAAACACAGACAGCCGCGAGGAGCTTGCCAAGCACTGCTTAGAGGATCTGGATCCGGAATTTATGCAGAAGGCCGGTGAGGGCGATGTTATCGTCGGCGGGCAGGACTTCGGCTGCGGATCGAGCAGGGAGCATGCTGTATGGGCAATTCAGAACGCTGATTTGGGCGCTGTAATAGCCGAATCGTTTGCGAGAATATTCTACCGCAACTGCATCAACTGCGGATTCTACCCGATAGAGCTGAAAAACGCCTCAGAGCATATAAACGACGGGGACGAGCTCAGCATATACTACGAAAACGGCAAAATATTCAACAAAACTCAGGGCAGTGAGATTGATTTCAAGCCTCTGCCGGATTTTGCTCTGGAAATCGTTCGCGACGGCGGCCTCCTGAACCACATCAGCAAGAAAGTTTAG
- a CDS encoding tyrosine recombinase XerC: MSDYSEKNEAAVSEFLEFLRCQRGSAELTVSSYRNDLKDFADFLSEEEFGSIFDAGPEIIRAYLTRCSLEGLGKKSAARRVSSLRSFYKHLLQSGKISINPITGLRTPKPDGKLPNFLTEKEIDYLLSEQDLSTWLGARDKAILEVLYGGGLRISELTGLCRSSFKSGGRIVKVRGKGSRERLCPLGERAKRAVEDYIKLAENHFREKGGAFDQEAVFLNRFGRRLQDGGIRKMLKKYLLKAGLSKSATPHTLRHSYATHLLDHNADLRSVQELLGHKSIAATQVYTHLTTKRLKDVYKKAHPRDSFSRQDK, translated from the coding sequence GTGAGCGATTATAGCGAAAAAAACGAAGCGGCAGTAAGCGAATTTCTCGAATTTCTCCGCTGCCAGCGGGGCAGCGCAGAGCTTACAGTAAGCTCGTACCGAAACGATTTGAAAGATTTCGCTGATTTTCTCTCAGAGGAGGAGTTTGGCTCGATTTTTGATGCCGGCCCTGAGATTATCCGTGCATACCTAACCCGCTGCAGCCTTGAAGGGCTTGGCAAGAAATCTGCCGCAAGGCGGGTCTCCTCGCTGAGAAGCTTCTATAAGCATCTGCTCCAGAGCGGTAAGATAAGCATCAACCCGATAACAGGCCTTAGAACCCCAAAACCAGACGGCAAGCTCCCGAATTTCCTCACGGAAAAGGAAATAGACTACCTGCTCAGCGAACAGGACCTCAGCACGTGGCTGGGAGCGAGAGACAAGGCGATACTGGAAGTTCTCTACGGAGGCGGGCTCAGGATAAGCGAGCTTACAGGCCTTTGCAGAAGCAGCTTCAAAAGCGGGGGCAGAATTGTCAAAGTACGCGGCAAGGGCAGTCGAGAAAGGCTCTGCCCGCTGGGCGAGAGAGCGAAAAGAGCGGTTGAAGATTATATCAAGCTCGCCGAGAACCATTTCAGGGAAAAGGGCGGGGCTTTTGACCAAGAGGCGGTTTTCCTGAACAGATTCGGCCGGCGCCTTCAGGACGGAGGCATAAGAAAGATGCTCAAGAAGTATCTGCTGAAGGCGGGGCTCAGCAAATCTGCAACCCCTCACACCCTCCGCCACAGCTACGCAACCCACCTCTTAGACCACAATGCAGACCTGCGGAGCGTGCAGGAGCTTCTGGGGCACAAATCCATCGCTGCCACTCAGGTTTACACGCATCTAACCACAAAAAGACTCAAAGACGTTTACAAAAAAGCGCACCCGAGAGACTCATTCAGCAGGCAGGATAAATGA
- the darT gene encoding type II toxin-antitoxin system toxin DNA ADP-ribosyl transferase DarT, with protein sequence MNISNAKIYHITHINNLDNIIRNRAVYSDARLSKMDINTEVVGMESIKYRRLHEIKVKCYPHTTVGQYVPFNFCPRSIMLYILHKSNHENIKYSGGQAPILHLQADFHNAVEWAEKNNVKWAYTDINASTFYANFYNKLNNINENINWQAVNSKHWQDKEIKERKQAEFLFYDLFPLELIEKIGVFSKEQKLLVSKKVNNIDVSIETSWYY encoded by the coding sequence ATGAACATATCTAATGCGAAAATATACCACATAACTCATATCAACAATTTAGATAATATTATAAGAAACAGAGCTGTTTATTCGGATGCCAGGCTCTCAAAAATGGACATTAACACTGAAGTTGTTGGCATGGAAAGTATTAAATACAGAAGATTACACGAAATTAAGGTTAAATGTTACCCCCATACAACAGTAGGTCAATATGTACCGTTTAATTTTTGCCCCAGATCAATTATGCTTTACATCTTACATAAGAGTAACCACGAGAATATTAAATACAGTGGTGGGCAAGCACCAATTTTACACCTTCAGGCAGACTTTCATAATGCGGTAGAATGGGCTGAAAAAAATAATGTTAAATGGGCATACACAGATATAAATGCTTCAACTTTTTATGCCAATTTTTATAATAAGTTAAACAATATAAACGAAAATATTAACTGGCAGGCAGTTAATTCAAAACACTGGCAAGACAAGGAAATTAAAGAGCGAAAGCAAGCTGAATTTTTGTTCTATGATTTATTTCCCCTTGAACTCATTGAAAAAATAGGGGTATTCAGCAAAGAGCAAAAACTACTGGTTTCAAAAAAAGTAAATAATATTGATGTCTCAATTGAAACTAGCTGGTATTATTAG